The region GCTCCGTTTTGGGGCAGAAATGTCTGTTCTGCCTTTGGCCTAGAGGCTCTGGGCTGCCTGTGACACGGGTGACTAGAGACTCCTTGGGGGCCCATGGCTTACCCTGGGCGCCCCTGCTTTGTTTTGAAGCTTCAGACATTGTGTGCTCCGCTTGACTGAGAACAACTCACAGCCCCTGATGACCAAGCTGCAGTGGCTCTTTGGCTTCCTAGAACATAGCCAGGTGAGTATAGGGGCAGTCAGAGGGGGGTGGAGAGGCAGCTCTGGTCAGGCCCCGACATGGACACCTTTCCCTTCCCCAGGACCTGCCTGCATCTGGCTGTCATCTCCCATGTCAGTTGCTGAGCCCCTGGCCGGGCTGGCATACAGAGCTGATTTAGTGCTCTGCTGGGGCAGGAGAAGGTGGGCCCCCTTGAGCCCTGTTCCATGTTGTGCTGCCCAATCTTTCCCTTTGGCAATTCAATCCGTCCATCACATTATGGTGTTGCCATAGTCCATTTTATGCTGCTAAAACCAAATACTCGAGGCTTGGTGATTTatgaagaaatttatttctcagttttggAAGCTGGGAGGCCCAAGATCGAGGGGCTGTGTCTGGTGACGGCCTTCTTGATGCATTATAATGTGGGTAGAAGGCATCACAGGGTGTGAGAGCATGCATGAGAGAAGGGAAAGCGgggtgaactcatccttttatcaggaacctGCTCCTGTCTCCATTTGTGGCTGCTGGGGAAAGCAAACGGCCTGTGATAAGGAATTAATACATTCCTGAGGGCAGAGTGCTCAGGACCTCATCCTCTCTTGAAGGTCCCATCTCTTAACACTGCTGCACTGGGGATTatgtttccaacacatgctttttggAGGACACAGTCACACCACAGCATGTTGCTTCATTCTGCTGTTATTTTTGAGTACCCACATGGCCAGGCAGCCTGAGAGCTGTTGAGGGTACAGAGGTGAACAGAACAAACAccatctctgccctcatggagcctaAAGCCCTTGGCCAGGGATTATGCAAAGCTCTGTGTGGGGGCACAGAGATGAGTAATCCCTCCCTGGCTCATGGAGGGAAGGGAAAGCTCAGTGAGGTAGGGTTGGGAAGATGACATGGAAGAGGCAGCGCTGTATCTGGGACTCATCTTGACGGGAGAGAATGGCAGTGagtggaggcagggagagaaTGTTTGAGGTGTGCCAGGAAGAGAAGATTCCTAGAGGCTCGTTCATTTCTCTGAGCCCAATGCCCTGCTCAGCCCTGCTCAGAGGCGTGGACATGTGGGCTGGGATGGGTCAGGGACAATAGAAAGCGGGGAGGACCTCATGGAGGAGGCCAGGAAGTTTGAGGCCGAGGGTATGAGGTAGACCCTCAGGCCTAACCTGTGCAGAGCTGTCTGGTGAGTGGCCTCCTGCTCCTGACCATGCCTTTCGCCTGCCTTGTCCTAGCGGCCTGCCATTTCCCCAGAGAACTTCCTCTCCGCATCCTGGACGCCCTGGTTCAGCCCTGGCACCCAGCAGGACTGCTCGGAGTATCTGAAGTACCTGCTGGATCGGTAAGGGGGCCAGGGCTACGCGAAGACTCCAGGTCTAGAGGGTCCTTGGGGGCAAGCCCAGTACCTCTGAGCTGTGTTGCAGCTTCCAGGGAATAAGTGTGCTGCCTCCAACATGTGGAGGGCTTGGAGAAGGGGTGTGCTGGAAGGGCAGGGACTGAGTGTGAGGGAGAGTTGGTAGATGCTGAGTGGAAGTGATCTCTGGGAGGTCATTGTGTACGTCTGCACACCAGGCCGTGCATCTTTGTCACTGCCATGGGAGCACATTACATAGCTCCAGCAAGTCTTTATGTAGGGCGTGTGGGTGAATGTAGCAAGTGTGCTGTTGTGAGCATGTACGTGGATGTGTAGGTGtttggtgtgtgcgtgtgtgtgtgcgcatctCAACGTGTGGCTGTTGGGGAAGGTAAATGGGCATGGATAAGCTGAGTGCCCCGGAAGGGGACCCACATGTACATGTAGTGACTCTGTGCTCTCTGCCCCAGGCTGCACGAAGAGGAGAAAACGGGCACAAGGATCTGCCAGAAACTCAAGCAGTCCAGCTCGCCCTCTCCACCCGAGGAGCCCCCGGCCCCAAGTTCAACCTCTGTGGAAAAAATGTTTGGAGGCAAGATAGTGACTCGGATCTGCTGTCTCTGCTGCCTCAACGTCTCCTCCCGGGAGGAGGCCTTCACGGACCTCTCTCTCGCCTTTCCTCCTCCTGAGCGCTGTCGCCGCCGCCGCCTGGGCTCTGTGATGCGCCCCACAGAAGACATCCCAGCCCGGGAGTTGCCCCCACCAACCAGTGCacaggggccaggcagggtgggtcCTCGGAGGCAAAGGAAACACTGCATCACAGAGGACACCCCCCCCACCAGCCTGTACATCGAAGGCCTGGACTCCAAGGAAGCTGGTGGGCAGAGCAGTCAGGAGGAAAGggtagagagggaggaagaagggaaggaggagagaaaggagaaggaagaagtgggggaggaggaggaaagcaccagaggggaagaagagagggagaaagaggaggaggtggaagaggaagaagagaaggtggagaaggagacagaaaaggaggctgagcaggaaaaggaagaagacagCCTGGGAGCGGGGACCCACCCGGATGCTGCCATCCCCTCCGGGGAGCAGACATGTGGCTCTGAGGGCTCCCGCTCCGTCCTGGACCTGGTTAACTACTTCCTGTCCCCCGAGAAACTGACAGCAGAAAACCGCTACTACTGCGAGTCGTGTGCCTCCCTGCAGGATGCTGAGAAGGTGGTGGAGCTGAGCCAAGGGCCGCGCTACCTCATCCTCACACTGCTGCGCTTCTCCTTTGACCTGCGCACCATGCGGCGCCGCAAGATCCTGGATGACGTCTCCATCCCCCTGCTGCTCCGCCTGCCACTGGCTGGTGGCCGTGGCCAGGCCTATGACCTctgcagtgtggtggtgcactctgGAGTGTCTTCGGAGAGTGGTCACTACTACTGCTATGCCCGTGAGGGTGCTGCCCGCCCTGCCCCTTCTCTGGGAACTGCCGATAGGCCAGAGCCCGAGAACCAGTGGTACCTGTTCAATGACACTCGGGTGTCCTTCTCTTCCTTCGAATCTGTCAGCAACGTCACCTCCTTCTTCCCCAAGGACACAGCCTATGTGCTGTTTTACCGGCAGCGGCCCAGGGAGGGGCCCGAGGCTGAGTCGGGCTCTTCAAGAGTCCGGACAGAGCCCACCCTGCACAAGGACTTGATGGAAGCCATTTCCAAAGACAATATCCTTTATCTACAGGTGAGCTGAGCCGTGGGGCCTTTGATCTGATCTCCTGGTGGAGGGAGTCCAGTCCCACTACTGGCTTAGATGAGTCATTTCCCCTCTAAGTCTTTTTTGTAAATCCCATTCATCTGTTGCTCAGTGCTGGGTATATACTGGTGGCCCAGACAGACCTAACCCCTTACTTCAAAGTAACAGACACTGAGTAATGAACGACgcagtttattttttaagttccagggtacatgtgtagaatgtgcagatttgttacttaaacgtgtgccatggtggtttgctgcacagatcaacccatcacctaagtattaaacCCTGTATCtgttagctattcttcctgaagctctccctccccgccaccccccaacaggccctagtgGGTGTTggtcccctcccacccccaccaggtgtccatgtattctcattgttcagctcccacttatgagtaagagcatgtggtatttggttttctgttcctgcgttaatttgctgaggataacggcttccagctccgtccatgtccctgcaaaggacatgatctcgttcctttttatggatgcatagtattctgtggtgtatatgtgccacattttctttatccagtctatcattgatgggcatttgggttgattccatgtctttgctattgtgaaatgtgctgcaatgaacatacatgtgcatgtatctttataatagaatgacttatattcctttgggtgtatagccagtaatgggattgctgggtcaaatggtatttctgcctctaggtctttgaggaattgccacactgtcttccatgatggttgaattaatttacactcccaccaacagtgtaaaggtattcctatttctctgcaacctcaccagtatctgttgtttcctgactttttaataatcaccattctggcttgtgtgagatggtatctcattgtggttttgatttctctaatggtcagtgatgttgaatttttctttcatacgtttgttggccacatgaatgaatgtcttttgagaagtgtctgttcatgtcctttgcccactttttaatgggtttgtttttttcttggacatttaagttccttgtagactctggatatcgGACTTaggtcagatgggtagtttgcaagaattttttttcattctgtaggttgtgtcTACTCTGATGATTGATAGTTTCTTGTACTCtgcataagctctttagtttaattggatcccatttgtcattgtttgcttttgttgcagttgcttttgatgTTTCCATCATTAAATCTtcgcctgtgcctatgtcctgaatggtatttcctagattttcttctaggggtttaatacctttgggttttacatttaagtctttaatccgccTTGAGtgaattttttgtataaggtataaggaggGGGTCGAATGTCAACATTCTGCCTATGGCTAGTCAGTTcttccagcaacatttattaaatagggaatcttttacccattgcttgtttttgtcaggtttgttgaagatggttgtaggtgtggagtcttatttctgagtgagttctctattctcttccattggtctatgtgtctgtttttataccagttactatactacaaggctacagtaagcaaaacagcatagtttgaagtcaggtaggcattaggcctccagttttgttctttttgcttaggatggtcttggctatatgggcttttTGGCtccgtatgaattttaaaatagttttttctaattctgtgaatggtagtttaatgggaatagcattgaatctgttaattacattgggcagtatggccattttcatgctattgagtcttcctatctgtgagcatggaatgtttttccatttgtatcctctccttcacttcccttgttagctgtattcctaggtattttattccgtttgtagcagttgtgaatgggagtttgttcatgatttggctccctgcttcttgttggtgtataggaatgctagcaatttttgcacattggtttttgtatctatcaatcatcttgagagttgctgaagttgcttaacagcttAAGAAGCTCCTGGGATGAGAtaatgacatgattctataccatctagaaaaccccattaatGCAGTTAATAAGTGTGCTGAAGGAGGAGTACAGGGACCAGTTGAGTCTGAGGGGGAAGAGGATGCttcgggtgtgtgtgtggtgggggggggggtcctACTACCCACGTGAGCCTCCTGTGTGACTCCCTAGAGTCAAGGGTGGCACTGGCATACTGAGCAGCTGGAACAGCATGGGCTTTGACCAGTGGGATGGGTGCCAGTGCCTGGAGTTTGTGTTTTGTGCGGGGGAATACAGCAACTGGTGTGGGGACACCAGACCAGGTGTCACCAACATCAACTCCTTCTTCCCCAAGGACACAGCCTATGCGCTGTGTTACCAGCAGTAGCCCAGGGAGGGGCCCGAGGCTGAGTCAGGCTCTCAGGGACAGCTTCTGCCATGCTGTCCAGATGGAGGCAGGGTGGCGGGTAAGGATCGCCATGAGGCTGACGTCCTGGCAGCAGGAGGATGGGCTTTCTCATATGCAGAGCCCATTCCTCGTGATCATGAAGCCTGCGGACAGGTTCCCGTGTGGTGTGATATGACCCTCGAAGTCGCCAGACCTCTCGGTACCACATTAGGCCCTTGTCAGCTAGTCACACCCTAGTATCAGCTGGCTCAGGGACTAGAGTTTTTATTGAGAGGAGGGGGGTCTTTTGAAGGTGTCGTTGTGCTGGGTAGACTCTGGCTTCAGGGTGTGAATTCTAAAAGTTTCCTCTCATCTGTGTTTCCAGGAGCAGGAGAAGGAGGCCCGGAGCAGGGCAGCCTACATCTCTGCACTCCCCACATCTCCGCACTGGGGGAGGGGCTTTGATGAAGACAAGGATGAGGATGAAGGCTCTCCAGGGGGCTGCAATCCTGCCGGTGGCAATGGCGGTGACTTCCACAGACTGGTCTTCTAATGTGAACCTGCTGCCAACCTGACCCCTTCCCTCCAGGAGCCAGGTAGGGCCTGAGGGAAGCTGTGGAGGCAGGCCCTACCAAGAGGAAGGATGGTACAGCTCATGGCACCTTAGTCCTCCGCCTGATGAAGGGTACACAGAGATTCTCTCAGATATGGAAGTGAGACCTAAGTCCCTTTCACTTTCATTGGGGATCAGTCCCATTAAAACTTTACACCCAAGTGTCCTGGTTAACTTGAAGCAGCTAAGATGGGCACACACGGGTCTTtgcctccccctccttccctagCAGCCTCCCCATGCTGGAAGATCTGATGATGTTCAGGAAACAGGGCTAGACCTCAGCTCTAATGTTTTGACATCAAGTACTAAGTACTATTTTCCTTCCGACTGCTGTACGGTATAAAGCACAGCAGGATCCAAGCCTTGCACAAAGGGGGGGGGCAGTGTCTCCTCTTGTTTCTCATATGGGGGTGGGTACCTGCACTGTCTGTACCTTTCTGAGAAGAACAGAGACCAAGACCTGCCCCCTTACCAAGCACCACtgcatggtggtggtggggggctaGCTCCTCACAGCAGGAGGCCTTTGCCCCCACAGCCCCTCCACCCCAGCCTGCCTCAGTGCCTGAGAAGCCACCACTTGCATCCCCCTTGTGGTTAGAGTCCTGATTTTACTGCAAAGGTGTTCATGTTCCTTGTGAAGTGTGGGCTCTTAGGAAGCCCGTGGGCTCCTCGGAGCAGTTGGCCTTGGTAGCTGTGACAGCAGCCACCTGCAGGTTGGGTGAAGTGCCCTGACACTGCTGTAGCCCCTTCTAACCGAAGAGAAGACACCCatgttcttaaataaataaaagtaggttCTCCAAAGCCTAGCAAGAGATGGTTCCAAGAGATGGTTCTTCCTTGGACTCGGGGCTGTGATGGCCACTGGGTTTTTCTCACGGGGTCTGGGGAGGCCAGGACTCAGCCTGCCCCACAGTGACATGTGAGATGCCACAGGGAGCCAAGAGCCCTCTACTGAAGTGTGGTGTAAGTAAAGGTGTGGACTGACTAACTGACTTACCTTACTGAGGGCTGGGTGATGCTGCCCGTGGAGAGGAtgcacctgggaggcagctcTCAAGCCTGTACCTACCTCCTTCCCCAGGGGCTGCCTGCTGTGATGGAGGTGTGGAATTTGGGGCCAATGTCACAGACCCTCAAGATGTCACATCTAAGTGACCTGTGAAAGCAACAGACACGCCCAGAACCCATCTCTAGACGCCTAAGAAAGATGGATGGGTAAATGCTAGTATGATTTCCACTTTACAACAGACTCTGAGGTAGAGGGCATTTGTTCTTATTCAcagccaagaaaaataaatatccaattatttccaaataaagcaaaaattggaACAGACTGGAGTGAGAACGGATTCCACCACCAAGCTCCTCAAGACAAGATGGACACGGCAGCTGGTTCTGGGGTGCATTTCTAGTGGACTTTATTGTCCGCTCCAACACCACAGTAGAAAGGGACCTGCAAGCTCCAGGCCTGTACCATGTGTCACCACAGCAAAAACATGACCCACTTGAACACACTCCTGCCCCACCCACAGGATTAAATatgttacaattaaaaaaaaagaatacaacagAATAAATTAATAACTTAAGTGATTAGGCACCAACAgtgatttgaaaattaaatgtcaATTTTAAATGGTAACAAGACAAGAACTCAAGACTGGGCTTCCACTAGCCCATTTTCTCTTCCTGACAAATAATGACAATTCTGCGTGAAATAATTCTAGATTTCAAGACACAAGTAGCCAACAAATACACAACACATGCCACCAGAAATCACACGACAGCCTGGATCTCTTGGGGACCCCCTCAGCAGGTAGCCCGttgtgggcccaggtcctaaagAGCAGGGCTAGTCCCAGAAAGAGAGCAGGGCTAGTCCCAAAAAGacgacccccccccccccccccacagaaGGGCTTTAGAGCTCCTGAGGCCAGTCTGGCTTCCCCCTGCATTTTATGAAGGCCCAGATGGGGAAGGAAGAGCTCTGGAAATGGGATAGGGGTGCTGGGCTGAGATGTCCCCATGGCAGAAGGGGCCAGAGGGAGGATGAGCTGAGCCCATGCTCCAGTAACTTCAGAATGGTTGTGCTTTTGTCATAGGAATGGGGCATACTTTAGTGGTTTCCAATGTAGAAGTTAACAAAGTCAAGCTAGGAAGGGACTGGGGATAGGTACTGCCCACCCCTGGCCATCTAGATCCCCCAGAAAGAAGTTAGTTACAGAGGAGGGAGTCTCCCCCTCAAGCAGCTGAGCACCAGCTGTGGATGGGACCTCAGCACAGCTAATCCAACCTCCCATTCCACAGACAGGCAGATCAAGGACCTAAGGAGACACCATCTCCCTATTTCTCATCGTTCTCACTTGACTTAACCTTGCAGAAGTGGAGTTGGAAGTGGGTGACGAAGGCTCCTTGGAGAGCCACAGGCAGGGGGCCTGTGTGAAGCAGTGCTGGGTGGGAAGGTATCCCCTTTCTGTGGGCTCAGTCCTCTCCAGGCCTCCAGGAGAGGTGGACTTTGACCCCTGGATAGGCCAAAGGACCAGTTTTTTCAACTTAGTTGACTCCTTTGTTGGAGGTGGTagtgggtggagggtggggatATGCTAGATACGGCTGGTAGTTTGAGGCCTGTGAGCCAGAGCTTTGCTTTCAAAAGGTCAATTTCACCTCTCATCCTTCCATTTCTACCCCAACACTTGCACCCGAGGGATTTTGGCAGTTACCAGAATCGGGGGCTGGAAGGAAGCCTCCTGGGAGATTCGATTTGAACACCTCAGTCGCTCTCCGAAGATTCCAGCCAGGTCCACTCACATCATGGATCATGGCACACTCAGAACATGCTCACATGTTTATGGGAGGCTGCAATAGTCTGGGCCCACTTGTGGCTGCTGCGGGTACAGGGAAGGCACCAGTTAAAAGCTCTGTTGTATGGGGCCCCTTGTAGAGGGCCTTCAAGGCACACATTCAGGGCTGGGCAGAGTGAACCAGCACCCTGCCAACTGCCCAGTGTAGCTACCACCACtgcttccattcattcattggaaCACCAAGGCATGGCCCCTGCACTTCTGAGTGGCTGGACCCATATGCTCAAAGGCCTTTTGTTCCCAAGACACAAGGCTTTCCaagcctctctttccttcttcctccactGGACCCAAGCCCTGccctcctcatctataaaaatctGACTCATCCCCTTCTAAGGCCTACCTCAGGCACTCCCTTTTCCTAGAATCCACCTTCCCTGATCGTGACCCCACTCCTGCCTCTGACACCAACCTCCCTAAGTACTTCCTCTGCCCTCCATCAGCATTTGAAGTCTCTGTCTGATGGCCATCACCACTGTCTCATGTCCTTGTCCTTTTTCTGACTGTGGCTATCTTAAGTTCAGGGAGAAGGTCTGATTGATTCTTGTGTCCTTAGTGCTTAACCCCAGAAACTGGACACAGCAGCCATTAATAAATACTCCTTGAGTTGATCTAAACTAATGCTAGGAGGAGAGGTGCAGCTCTTGAAGAAATAACTTCTTCCAGGATGGGACTTAGAGAATGGCTACGCCATTGGTCTGGTGAACTATGCATGCTCATGGGAGCTGAAACGGGAATGGGGGCAGAGGACAGTGGTAGCTGTCCCCATCAAACATGGCAGGAAGTCATTGTTTGGGAAGAAGAAGTTCTGTTCACCCCAGGGTAGAATGAAACGTCTGGTCTGTCCTGTTGCTTCTGAAACTCTTGAAAATTTAGTCAAGAACAGTCAACATAAAAAAATTCAGATCCCCCACCCTTGGCTTAAGAGAAGGAACCTTGGGTGATGCCCTACACCCCGTCCCTGCTATGGCCTTTCAAACCTGGGGAGGAGAGTCCAAGATGGCTCCTGGAATGCTAGGGAGCAACAGAGGGCAGATGAGCTGAGGAAACACTGGGCCGGCACCAGGCCAGACTCGTTCCTACCCTGCGATCTGACATATGCCACAGCCCATGGGCACAAGCTGTCAGCCATGCCTGATGTGGTCCTCTAGGCATCATTCTGCCCTTTCTCCTTGTCCTGCCTGACCCACTGTCCCAACCTAGGAACGGTCCTCATGTCACACCACCATGCACACCACTCTTGTACGTGTCCCTCCTTCACTTTCTGCTCCACCCTGCACCCCCCAAGGATTGCGTTGGGCACTCCCCCACTCCCAGGCCCTTTGGATGTATTTCCCCACTTGCTACATGGCCTTCACCACTGCTTCACATCTGTCTGCTACCTCTGTGCCCGACTTCCACTGCACTGCACACTGCAAAGAAACTCACTTCCCCACCCCACTGCAGAGTCCCCTGCACTGCCctgtgcctctgcccagcctgtGCCTGTCCCAGGGTTCCCCTCAGTCCCTGAATCACCCCCATCCACACCACACTCCCTCCCATATTCCCCACCCCTTTACCATGTGTTCCTGCCCCATGTGCTTGGTCGCCCAGCTTGATCCAAGCCTTCCCCTGTATGCTGCTTTCAAGGTGGGACTGGCGGGGGCCTCTGAGGGGACGGGGGAAGAGGACTAGCCCTTGGGCCTAGAGTGGCCTGTAGCTCCAGAGTTCTGGGGACCCAGACCCCACAGTGTCCTTGTCATCTCCACCACCCGAGCTCCAAGCCCTGCTCCTTGCTGCTCTAGGTTGGCCATCAGTTTTCCCTTCCTTTTgtccttcatcttctgcctctGCACCCCACAGCAGCTGTCCTGCCATGGCCTCAGCCTGAAAGTGGGTTCCCTGCAGATGTCAGCTTTCCCTCTTCATCTGGGCATCTAAGTCCTTTACCCCTCAAGACCACTGCTGAGCCTCCTTCTCCACCATCTCCTCTTTTAGTGGCCTTGCTTCTCTCCTGCCAAGAAAAACAGGAATGAAAAAGTCCATTATCCACTTTGGTCTGCTGGTCCTTGACTCCCTGGGTCGGTGAGACTTGTCTTCTGGGACTGAAGGAGAGGTAGCCCAGTGGCCGGAGGGAAGACAGTTGAGGGCTGTGACTGAACGTGAGGTGTGGAATCTGGCTCAGAGCCCCAGCCCTTCCCTCCAAACATCTGGTAGAGAGTCAGGTCTAAAGGACAGGAAGAGGCTGAAGGATGCTTTTTGGAAGTAGCTCCTAACTAAGGTGGGTGGAGGCATGGCCATTACTGATAAAAATCACAGCTGGGCCCTGAGTGGGCAGAGGAGGTGCCTTGATCAGGCCCTCACTTCCCAGGGGAAGGGTTCAGGGTCCCTGATGTCAAGTGCTTTGAAGGCTGAGACTGGCAGAGTAGAGAGGAGGTGGATGGGAGGAACAacgggagaggggagaggggagatggGAAGGGCCAGCTCTGGAGACgctgcctcctgggctctgcGGTGGCCCTCTCATCACAGCTTGGCACCCTTGGAAGGCTCCGAGGACTGCCGCACGTCTGTCCACTCCTGCATGGTGTTCTGCAGGGCCTGGGTCTTCTCCTTGTCCACCTGAACATAGTCCACCTTCTCATCAGAAGTGACAGATGAAGTAGATGGCTGAGGGGACAGAGTGGGAAAGAGGGAGTAGCTGTGAGTTACCAGTTAGGTGGGGAGGAAGAAGGTGGGCGTGGGATCTTCCTGAGCTGTCTGAAGGGGAGAAGAGCATGGCCTCTGCCTGCCACTGACCAGCCTCAGGAGCCTGGCTTCTCTTTCTGAATGTGGGCTTTAAAGCTCAGACTCCAAACTCATCATCCCTCCTGCAGGATGTAGCAGCACCTGCCAGCCCTTCTTACTTCCCGGCTTCTGGGAGGACCCAGGCCC is a window of Gorilla gorilla gorilla isolate KB3781 chromosome 9, NHGRI_mGorGor1-v2.1_pri, whole genome shotgun sequence DNA encoding:
- the USP35 gene encoding ubiquitin carboxyl-terminal hydrolase 35 isoform X1, with translation MDKILEAVVTSSYPVSVKQGLVRRVLEAARQPLEREQCLALLALGARLYVGGAEELPRRVGCQLLHVAGRHHPDVFAEFFSARRVLRLLQGGAGPPGPRALACVQLGLQLLPEGPAADEVFALLRREVLRTVCERPGPAACAQVARLLARHPRCVPDGPHRLLFCQQLVRCLGRFRCPAEGEEGAVEFLEQAQQVSGLLAQLWRAQPAGILPCLKELFAVISCTEEEPPSSALASVVQHLPLELMDGVVRNLSNDDSVTDSQMLTAISRMIDWVSWPLGKNIDKWIIALLKGLAAVKKFSILIEVSLTKIEKVFSKLLYPIVRGAALSVLKYMLLTFQHSHEAFHLLLPHIPRMVASLVKEDSNSGTSCLEQLAELVHCMVFRFPGFPDLYEPVMEAIKDLHVPNEDRIKQLLGQDAWTSQKSELAGFYPRLMAKSDTGKIGLINLGNTCYVNSILQALFMASDFRHCVLRLTENNSQPLMTKLQWLFGFLEHSQRPAISPENFLSASWTPWFSPGTQQDCSEYLKYLLDRLHEEEKTGTRICQKLKQSSSPSPPEEPPAPSSTSVEKMFGGKIVTRICCLCCLNVSSREEAFTDLSLAFPPPERCRRRRLGSVMRPTEDIPARELPPPTSAQGPGRVGPRRQRKHCITEDTPPTSLYIEGLDSKEAGGQSSQEERVEREEEGKEERKEKEEVGEEEESTRGEEEREKEEEVEEEEEKVEKETEKEAEQEKEEDSLGAGTHPDAAIPSGEQTCGSEGSRSVLDLVNYFLSPEKLTAENRYYCESCASLQDAEKVVELSQGPRYLILTLLRFSFDLRTMRRRKILDDVSIPLLLRLPLAGGRGQAYDLCSVVVHSGVSSESGHYYCYAREGAARPAPSLGTADRPEPENQWYLFNDTRVSFSSFESVSNVTSFFPKDTAYVLFYRQRPREGPEAESGSSRVRTEPTLHKDLMEAISKDNILYLQEQEKEARSRAAYISALPTSPHWGRGFDEDKDEDEGSPGGCNPAGGNGGDFHRLVF
- the USP35 gene encoding ubiquitin carboxyl-terminal hydrolase 35 isoform X2, which produces MDKILEAVVTSSYPVSVKQGLVRRVLEAARQPLEREQCLALLALGARLYVGGAEELPRRVGCQLLHVAGRHHPDVFAEFFSARRVLRLLQGGAGPPGPRALACVQLGLQLLPEGPAADEVFALLRREVLRTVCERPGPAACAQVARLLARHPRCVPDGPHRLLFCQQLVRCLGRFRCPAEGEEGAVEFLEQAQQVSGLLAQLWRAQPAGILPCLKELFAVISCTEEEPPSSALASVVQHLPLELMDGVVRNLSNDDSVTDSQMLTAISRMIDWVSWPLGKNIDKWIIALLKGLAAVKKFSILIEVSLTKIEKVFSKLLYPIVRGAALSVLKYMLLTFQHSHEAFHLLLPHIPRMVASLVKEDSNSGTSCLEQLAELVHCMVFRFPGFPDLYEPVMEAIKDLHVPNEDRIKQLLGQDAWTSQKSELAGFYPRLMAKSDTGKIGLINLGNTCYVNSILQALFMASDFRHCVLRLTENNSQPLMTKLQWLFGFLEHSQRPAISPENFLSASWTPWFSPGTQQDCSEYLKYLLDRLHEEEKTGTRICQKLKQSSSPSPPEEPPAPSSTSVEKMFGGKIVTRICCLCCLNVSSREEAFTDLSLAFPPPERCRRRRLGSVMRPTEDIPARELPPPTSAQGPGRVGPRRQRKHCITEDTPPTSLYIEGLDSKEAGGQSSQEERVEREEEGKEERKEKEEVGEEEESTRGEEEREKEEEVEEEEEKVEKETEKEAEQEKEEDSLGAGTHPDAAIPSGEQTCGSEGSRSVLDLVNYFLSPEKLTAENRYYCESCASLQDAEKVVELSQGPRYLILTLLRFSFDLRTMRRRKILDDVSIPLLLRLPLAGGRGQAYDLCSVVVHSGVSSESGHYYCYAREGAARPAPSLGTADRPEPENQWYLFNDTRVSFSSFESVSNVTSFFPKDTAYVLFYRQRPREGPEAESGSSRVRTEPTLHKDLMEAISKDNILYLQVFEELPHCLP